CTTCAAGCGCGAGGAGAAGGAACGTGGAGAGAAACGACGCTGTCATGCCCTGGGTCGCCATCGTGTGTGCGGCCATCATGTGGATCATCCTGCTGTTCCTGTTCAACAAGGAAACGGCCCCGGAACCCGTCGTGGTGGACCCCGCCGTGGTGGCGAGCATCAACCAGGAGTGGCCCACCCTCGGCCAGCAGGTGTTCACCTCGGCGGGCTGCGTGGGCTGTCACGGGGCGCAGGGGCAGGGGGGAGCCGGCCCCAAGCTGGCCGGGGACGAGAAGATTCTCAAGGACCCGGTGTATGTCCACACCATCGTCGATAAGGGCAAGGGTGGGATGCCCGCTTTCGGGGACAAGCTCTCGGAGAAGGAGATTTACGCGGTCGCGAACTTCGTGCTGCACTCCTGGGGCAACAGCATCCCTGAGCCGCTGACGCCCGCGACGGTGGCGGCAGGCCAGACCAAGGTGGACCCGGCGGTCCTGAAAAACCGCTCGCGTTTCGTGCCCGAGGACATCAAGCTGCCGGAAATCTTCCTGGCGACCTTCACGATGGTGTTGCTCACCTACGGTCTGATCGGGCTGTACAGCGTGTGGGCCGAAGGCACGGAACTGCACCCCGGCATTCACAAGGTCCGCTCGACGCCGCTGTCGATGCTGGGGATGGTGGTCACGCTGGGGCTGAGCGTGCTGTTCAGCGTGCTGTTTGTCCGGCAGATGGTGGCCGATTACGGGGCCTGGGCCAACAAGGAACTGCCGAACGTCACGATGGAAGGCTTCTACGCCGCGATGATCCTGCTGACGCTGGCTGTCGCCATCGGCCTGTACAAGAAGTTCTTCATGGACGGCGAGGTGCTCGTCGAGGACGCCAGCGGCGAGTTCCCCTGGTAATCCTTCCCTGGGCATTTCCGGGACCCACGACACAAGGGAGAGTTTGAACCATGACCCGCTACAAGAGACAAGACCCCGAACTCACGCGCCGCAAGTTCATCAATGTGGCGATGGGCACCGCCGCCGCGGTCGGAGGCGTCAGCCTGATCAGCACGCTGGGCACCGCCAACCCCATCTTCCGCCTCACCCGCGAGAACATGCCCCCCCTCAAGGGCGACATCCTGGTTCACGCCGAGGGCAGCAAGGAGGGGCAGCCCATCGCCATCAGCGAACTGGGGACCGACCTGGTCCGCGCCTGGCCGATGGGCAAGGGCGAGAACGGCGAGGACATCATCCGCAAGGGCGACCCCAACAACATCCTGGTGGTGTACCACTTTCCCCAGGGGCAACTCGTCGCGCCCACCAATCTGGAGGCCACCATTCAGGGGCAGACGGTGGCGTACAGTGACATCTGCACCCACGCAGGCTGCACGGTCGGCGGCACAGGGGAAGGCATGCTGTGTCCCTGCCACTCCGGGCAGTACGCCCCCAAGCGCGGTTGCGTCGTTGTCGGTGGTCCGCCCCCCCGCCCGCTGGCGCAGCTCCCCATCGCTGCCCAGGGGAACAACATCGTGGTGACGGGGTTCTTCCTGACGATGCCCTACCCCTACATCCATGAGGCAGAATGGGACGAGTTCAAGAAAACCGTGGAGGAGCAACTCGCATGAACCAGTGGCTTGACGAGCGCCTGCATCTCTCGCGCCTGAACGACAAGTTCCTGCGCAAGGCCTTCCCCGTTCACCACAGTTTCTTCCTGGGTGAAATCACGCTGTTCAGCCTGATCATCCTGGTGCTCACCGGCATTCTGCTGGCGCTTGCCTATGAACCGAGCAACAGCCTGATCGTGAATTCCTTCGATCCCGGCACCTCCGACAAGCCCAACCTGATTCCGGCGGCGTACCACTCGGCCCTCAAGATCAACGCCATGCCCTTCGGGGACATGCTGCGGCGTATCCACCACTGGACCGCCAACATCATGATCGCGGCGGCCGTGATCCACATGATGCGCATCTACTTCACGGGGGCCTTCAAGAAGCCGCGTGAAATCAACTGGTGGATCGGCATGCTGCTGCTGATCTTCGCGGCGCTGACCGCCGTGACCGGCTACGCCCTGCCCTACGACAACTACGCCTACAACACCCTCAAGGTGATCTACGGCATCGCCGCCTCGATTCCCTGGGTGGGCGAGTGGGTCGCGCAGGCCGCCTTTGCCGGGCGCTTCCCCGGCGCGGGGATCATTCCGCGCGTGTACGGCTACCACATCATGCTGCTGCCGATGATTCTGGTGGCGCTGACCGCCGCTCACATGCTGATCATGATCAAGCAGAAGCACACGCAGCCGCAGTACGCCAAGCGCATCGCCTACAAGAAGATCGTGGGCGTGCCGCTGATGACCCAGCAGACCCCCATCATGCTGCTGCTCGCCATCGGGTTCGCGGCCATCATCGTGCTGTTCAGCGCCTTTATCCCGGTTCACCCGGTCGAGTTCTTCGGACCGCCCAGCACCACGCCCATCAACAACATCAAGCCCGACTGGTACCTGCTGTGGGTGTTCGGCGCGCTGGCGATCATTCCCGGTAACGTCGGCTTCACCTTCCTGGGCGGGGAATTCGGTTCGGAGTTCCTGGGCGCGATTGTGCTGCCCACGGTGATCATCCTGCTGATGTTCGCGGTGCCGATGTTCGACCGCAGCCGCGACAACGTGTACTACGCCGAGAACCCCACCAACCACCCGGTGCGCCTGGCGGCAGGCATCGCCTTCATGGCCCTGCTGATCGTGTGGTCGGTCGCCGGGTACAAGCCGGAGCTGATCGCCTCGGGCATCCTGTCCACCGGCAACGCCAATACGGTTCTCTGGATTGCCACCTTCCTGGTGCCCGCCCTGTCCTACTTCCTCACGCTGGCGATTGTGCGCGGCATCCGTTCCCTGCGGGAGTCCGACGCCCGCGACCGCGCCGCCTTCTCGCACGCCGACGACTGAGCGGTTCCGTCCAAAGAGAACGGCCACACTGAGGCCCCGGTGATCTTACCGGGGCCTTTTTTCCTGCCGCCACCCTAGGGCGGGGCGCAGAAAGGTTGCCGCTTTTTGGCAACCTCTCCGAGCGAAGCGAGAAGCGCAGAAAGGGCGGCGCGCAGTGGAGTGGACGCCTAAGACATGCGGCAACGCAACGGAGCGCCGCCCTATGCTGCCCCCATGAACGATTCGCTCGCGCTGTCTCTGGCCCGCCCAGGCCCATGCCCTCGGCCTCGATGCCCTGAACGTCGAGGACGCCGACCCGGAAACGCTGCGGGCCTTTGCCCACGCTGCCTTGCAGGAGCTGGCCGCCCTGGGTCTGGTGGCTGGGGAGGTGGAGGTCGGGTGCTGGGCCGCGCCCCGTCTGGCGGGTCACTGAGCCGGGCCAGCGAACCAGTTAGGGCAGGCGCGAACGCAGGAGCTGGAAGTCGCCCTCCAGGGTGTAGGTATCGGCGGCCGCCGGGACGAGCGCGGATTCCAGCTTCCCGAGACGCAGGGTGTCCTGTCCGGCCCGGAGCTGCGCTTCCCCCTCGATCACGGTCAGGGCGTGGAAACTCTCGCCGCGGGTCGTGCCCTGGAGAGGAGCGGGGCCGCCCGTCAGCCGCTCCAGCACGAAGTAGGCGCAGCGCGTCAGCTCCTGCACCTCGCCGGGCTGCGCTGGCGGGCTGGCAAGGGGGGCCGCCTGGGCGGGGAGGGTCACGGCGGCGCTCTCGCGCAGGTGCAGTGCCCGCCCCGCGCTGGCCGGGCGGTCCCAGTCGTAGACCCGGTAGGTCAGGTCGCTGGTCTGCTGCACCTCGTACAGCAGCAGGCCCGGTCCCAGCGCATGCAGGGTTCCGGCGGGCATCAGGACCGTGTCGCCCGCCTGAACGGGATGGCGCTCGGCATGGTCCATCACCTGCCCCGCGAGGATTGCCTCCCGCAGCCTCTCCGCCTCGGTCCCGGCCCGCACCCCCGCGATAAGCTGGGCCTCCTGGGCCGCTTCCAGCAGGTGCCACGCTTCCGTCTTGCCGAGGTGCCCCTCTCCCGCCAGGACGCGGGCCTGGGCGTCGTCGGGATGGACCTGCACGCTGAGCCAGTCCGCGCAGTCCAGCAGCTTGATCAGCAGCGGAAAGCGGGTGCCCTGGGCGTGGGTGCCCAGCAGTTCGCGCGGATAGGCGGCGCTCAGCTCGGCCAGTGTATGTCCGGCATAGGGGCCGCGCGCGACCACATTGCCCTCGTACACCACCCAGGCTTCCCCCACGGGTGAAGGGGCCGTGGGGGCCAGTCGTCTCCCGCCCCAGACCCGCTCCGAGAACTGGGGCTGAAGCGCGATTGGCAGGGTCAGGGCAGCGGACGCAGAGCTTGGCGGCAAGGACATGTCCCCATCATGCCGAATGGGGCAGCGGCGTGATGGGGACGTGACTTGAGGCGGGCTTGGAACTCGGCGGGACAGCGCCGGGCAGGTTCAGGCCTGCACGCGGCCGGGGCGGACGGCCGGCTGGGCCTCGCCCTGCTTGGCCCCGGCAGCATACCCCACCTGTGCCCCGAACTGCCAGGC
This genomic window from Deinococcus carri contains:
- a CDS encoding cytochrome c, whose product is MERNDAVMPWVAIVCAAIMWIILLFLFNKETAPEPVVVDPAVVASINQEWPTLGQQVFTSAGCVGCHGAQGQGGAGPKLAGDEKILKDPVYVHTIVDKGKGGMPAFGDKLSEKEIYAVANFVLHSWGNSIPEPLTPATVAAGQTKVDPAVLKNRSRFVPEDIKLPEIFLATFTMVLLTYGLIGLYSVWAEGTELHPGIHKVRSTPLSMLGMVVTLGLSVLFSVLFVRQMVADYGAWANKELPNVTMEGFYAAMILLTLAVAIGLYKKFFMDGEVLVEDASGEFPW
- a CDS encoding ubiquinol-cytochrome c reductase iron-sulfur subunit, yielding MTRYKRQDPELTRRKFINVAMGTAAAVGGVSLISTLGTANPIFRLTRENMPPLKGDILVHAEGSKEGQPIAISELGTDLVRAWPMGKGENGEDIIRKGDPNNILVVYHFPQGQLVAPTNLEATIQGQTVAYSDICTHAGCTVGGTGEGMLCPCHSGQYAPKRGCVVVGGPPPRPLAQLPIAAQGNNIVVTGFFLTMPYPYIHEAEWDEFKKTVEEQLA
- a CDS encoding cytochrome bc complex cytochrome b subunit, which codes for MNQWLDERLHLSRLNDKFLRKAFPVHHSFFLGEITLFSLIILVLTGILLALAYEPSNSLIVNSFDPGTSDKPNLIPAAYHSALKINAMPFGDMLRRIHHWTANIMIAAAVIHMMRIYFTGAFKKPREINWWIGMLLLIFAALTAVTGYALPYDNYAYNTLKVIYGIAASIPWVGEWVAQAAFAGRFPGAGIIPRVYGYHIMLLPMILVALTAAHMLIMIKQKHTQPQYAKRIAYKKIVGVPLMTQQTPIMLLLAIGFAAIIVLFSAFIPVHPVEFFGPPSTTPINNIKPDWYLLWVFGALAIIPGNVGFTFLGGEFGSEFLGAIVLPTVIILLMFAVPMFDRSRDNVYYAENPTNHPVRLAAGIAFMALLIVWSVAGYKPELIASGILSTGNANTVLWIATFLVPALSYFLTLAIVRGIRSLRESDARDRAAFSHADD
- a CDS encoding type I phosphomannose isomerase catalytic subunit gives rise to the protein MSLPPSSASAALTLPIALQPQFSERVWGGRRLAPTAPSPVGEAWVVYEGNVVARGPYAGHTLAELSAAYPRELLGTHAQGTRFPLLIKLLDCADWLSVQVHPDDAQARVLAGEGHLGKTEAWHLLEAAQEAQLIAGVRAGTEAERLREAILAGQVMDHAERHPVQAGDTVLMPAGTLHALGPGLLLYEVQQTSDLTYRVYDWDRPASAGRALHLRESAAVTLPAQAAPLASPPAQPGEVQELTRCAYFVLERLTGGPAPLQGTTRGESFHALTVIEGEAQLRAGQDTLRLGKLESALVPAAADTYTLEGDFQLLRSRLP